In Xiphophorus maculatus strain JP 163 A chromosome 2, X_maculatus-5.0-male, whole genome shotgun sequence, one genomic interval encodes:
- the peak1 gene encoding pseudopodium-enriched atypical kinase 1 yields the protein MSACSTFTEHVWKPGECKNCFKPKSLHCLTQSSGGKPPSEQRPPSNQQQNPLPAGTRANPNLIANSQRPARSGHIRPPVAKKPTIAVKPTMMLPSLSAGLDSDGNLQQQTNVIEQGKTSAFTAWNRNGLNSKRPGGRNNNNEGEDDSEEIEGYGQLSPRTPSRNNNSGLTDVLKEIAGLGPGSSPTLLSGSKDLFWGRISSSYRRSLERGLPASSCLAIGSNSEGSAQKRVSLSDCTKIISSEGGRFCYPVFSCDDADDDEDEEEDEDGETEKDDEEHESWDESDEELLAMEIRMRGQPRFANFRAATLSPVPFAVGKKWNTVPLRNRSLQRICAVDYDDSYDEILNGYPSNGSLLPFGPCETQSSAFLSNSESTTSPESSSSLQEDSQTISSSGSSVFKNGVLSPISSKSLAPCTTPPTKESPKRALSPPKVAETHKAVLAIRLEDQDGREGMPMPQALPGQPVTISFSPTEEQAKPYRVVNLEKSLICKPYTVVDVSASMASKDEQKQDSSPRPKNLPKPSNPTSFCSTPLVQPLSPVSPLSPSSPLRSVSPSSIALSQKKTGQIRYQEVWTSSTSPRQKIPRVDLGSNSGQSVTPQFCSHKSAPTSPIAGLLSSRTVPVKSPNLSEIKFNSFNNAGMPPFPIIIRDEPAYARSSKNAVKVPIVINPSAYDNLAVYKSFLGLHGEQSQTKTGGGRVTSHTYEEIGSTESVQSSSTEKTLSGRGTSEQTSFEETKFPLESVPSLQVRTTTDSSTVTSTVMSSASGALSPTTTISSASLAITANLVKTSPAANTVTHSYKISGDDDDDKGVTSPSGTGVSHREEASAVLSQIVASIQPPQSPPESPSAQTKTFSSEELYALPPDAMKETLSRPKSLFSTTDGCLSKPKKENPSKVLSKSQSASAAVPLTSPRSEPSAPYPPPRSTSSPYHASNILQRHFGNWTKSSASSSPARPGEGESSPGGEGRRASAESSKPKRWISFKSFFRRRKDEDDQREKAEKEKGKLVGLDGTVIHVLPPPPTQNQHWFTEAKPEDPTQKPTIIFTYKPDAGGSPGDGDGELRIEECRETDLLAEESRDSEPLSPGQTTPSETAGGDASSKDLSQVPASHARERELPRVIPLPARVNLGLVFGDAHEGHANQAAPTVTASEGSASLGEPEDDGNHSHHSHSPSPSWCSATYSNLGQSRANMIPLKQPRNLKASNDTLSSTELDGSTEQPASKATPPPLPKKVVPRSSTEPSLGVKEPNQGALRPRAEAKPGGTNLSVANPLYDLDSTWETASQSSSLSSEPHRAHDHESGDSLERSSASAAASKARMTNSVSALSPPPTASTPVTTSGRDKRVFPSTESLGGRGRTAGRGAAGGGASKPHRPALYRGLDSWDEVVGRIRGLHTDTLRKLASKCEDRFMAGQKDHLRFGTDSWSHFRLTTGKPCCEAGDAVYYTASYAKDPLVNYAIKICRSHVKETQQQFFHSLAVRQSLPVHFNIQQDCGHFLADVPARLLPWEEEEEGKDEEEQEEEQRDKNHEGQTRLDTKPTDSEASKAKSDEVPAAGSMNSAGQLRSRVVVITREVPFQTVADFVGEGAARHAHNPELYERQVCLLLLQLCCGLEHMKPFHVTHCDLRLENLLLVHCQPGNPWNLDMLEPNNNSSSGSSNGSGASAATAAAAAAASTCPARLIISNFSQAKQKSSLMAANQETLRDQSRLAPEIITATQYRKCDEFQTGILIYEMLHRPNPFEETPDLKEREYTWADLPPLPVRSLYSQGLQQLARLLLTVNPSERIQMSEARACLQCLLWGPREDLFQALGCGGGAGPVSGATASQREATLQNWLDLKRTLMMIKFAERSLDTACSVSLEDWLCCQYLAFATTDSLGRVVHILQQPPQPHNQNQTQTHPAHAHRLAQPQQL from the exons ATGTCAGCTTGCAGCACCTTCACCGAGCATGTGTGGAAGCCAGGCGAGTGCAAGAACTGCTTCAAACCAAAAAGTCTGCACTGCTTGACTCAGAGCAGTGGGGGGAAGCCCCCCTCTGAGCAGAGACCGCCatcaaaccaacaacaaaatccacttcctgctgggACCAGAGCTAACCCCAACCTTATCGCCAACTCTCAACGACCTGCACGTTCAGGACACATACGCCCTCCTGTGGCCAAAAAGCCAACCATTGCTGTGAAGCCCACTATGATGCTGCCCAGCTTATCTGCAGGACTGGATTCAGATGGCAACTTGCAGCAGCAAACAAATGTAATAGAACAAGGTAAAACATCGGCTTTTACTGCCTGGAACCGCAATGGACTGAACAGTAAAAGGCCGGGGGGGCGCAACAATAACAATGAAGGAGAGGATGACAGTGAGGAAATTGAAGGTTATGGACAACTCAGCCCGAGGACACCCAGCAGAAATAATAACAGCGGACTGACGGATGTCCTTAAAGAGATTGCTGGGTTGGGTCCAGGCTCTAGCCCTACACTCCTTTCTGGTTCCAAAGACCTATTTTGGGGGCGAATCAGTAGCTCATATCGTAGGTCCCTAGAAAGAGGCCTTCCAGCTTCCAGCTGTCTGGCCATAGGAAGCAACAGCGAAGGTAGCGCTCAGAAGCGGGTATCGCTTAGTGATTGTACCAAGATCATAAGCTCAGAAGGTGGACGTTTCTGCTACCCAGTGTTTTCCTGTGACGATgcagatgatgatgaggatgaagaggaagatgaggacGGTGAAACTGAGAAGGATGATGAGGAGCATGAGAGCTGGGATGAAAGCGACGAAGAATTACTAGCCATGGAAATCCGTATGCGAGGCCAGCCACGATTTGCTAATTTTCGTGCCGCCACCTTGTCTCCAGTGCCCTTTgcagtggggaaaaaatggaaTACGGTGCCCCTTCGAAACCGTTCATTACAGAGGATCTGTGCAGTGGACTATGATGATAGCTACGATGAGATCTTGAACGGATACCCCTCTAATGGAAGCCTTCTTCCCTTTGGACCTTGTGAGACGCAAAGCAGTGCTTTCCTCTCAAATTCAGAGTCTACAACCTCTCCAGAATCATCGTCATCACTCCAAGAAGACTCTCAAACTATTTCCAGTAGTGGAAGCAGTGTGTTTAAAAATGGCGTGCTTTCGCCTATATCTTCCAAGTCACTTGCACCGTGTACAACCCCCCCAACAAAAGAGTCTCCCAAAAGGGCTCTAAGTCCACCCAAGGTGGCCGAGACCCACAAGGCAGTGCTGGCAATTAGATTAGAGGACCAGGATGGCAGGGAAGGGATGCCAATGCCTCAAGCCCTTCCTGGACAGCCAGTTACAATAAGTTTTAGCCCTACAGAGGAGCAGGCTAAACCATACCGTGttgttaatttagaaaaatcccTCATTTGTAAACCTTACACTGTGGTAGATGTCTCAGCATCGATGGCCAGTAAAGATGAACAGAAGCAGGATTCGTCGCCACGACCCAAAAACCTGCCAAAACCCTCTAATCCTACATCATTCTGTAGCACTCCTTTAGTCCAGCCCCTCTCGCCGGTGTCTCCTCTTTCCCCATCTTCTCCTTTGAGGTCAGTATCACCTTCATCCATCGCTCTGTCACAAAAGAAGACCGGCCAAATACGATACCAAGAAGTATGGACGTCAAGCACGAGTCCTCGGCAGAAGATACCTAGAGTGGATCTGGGGAGTAATTCTGGCCAGTCTGTCACTCCTCAATTTTGCAGTCACAAGTCGGCTCCCACGTCTCCCATCGCAGGCCTGTTGTCCTCTCGAACTGTACCCGTAAAATCTCCAAATTTATCAGAGATCAAGTTTAATAGTTTCAATAATGCTGGCATGCCTCCTTTTCCTATCATCATCCGAGATGAGCCGGCCTATGCCCGTAGCTCTAAGAATGCAGTCAAGGTACCTATTGTTATCAACCCTAGTGCATATGACAATCTTGCGGTGTACAAGAGTTTCTTGGGTCTTCATGGGGAGCAGTCGCAAACAAAAACGGGTGGCGGTAGGGTTACTAGCCATACCTATGAAGAGATTGGTTCCACCGAGAGTGTCCAGTCCTCATCCACGGAGAAAACTCTGTCTGGGAGAGGCACATCAGAGCAGACTTCATTTGAGGAGACAAAATTTCCACTTGAATCAGTGCCAAGTTTGCAAGTTAGAACCACTACAGATTCAAGCACTGTAACAAGCACTGTAATGAGCTCCGCATCTGGGGCCCTTTCTCCCACTACAACAATTTCTTCTGCCAGTCTTGCCATTACTGCAAATCTAGTTAAAACCAGCCCTGCTGCTAACACTGTTACACACTCTTATAAGATAAgtggagatgatgatgatgataaaggCGTAACTTCACCTTCTGGGACAGGTGTAAGTCACAGAGAGGAGGCCAGTGCAGTTCTGTCACAGATTGTAGCGTCTATCCAGCCTCCTCAGTCGCCTCCAGAGTCTCCCTCAGCACAAACCAAAACCTTCAGCTCTGAGGAGTTGTACGCCCTGCCTCCTGATGCCATGAAGGAGACCCTTTCACGACCCAAGTCTCTGTTTTCTACCACTGATGGCTGTCTTTCCAAGCCAAAAAAGGAAAACCCCTCAAAGGTTTTGTCAAAATCCCAGAGTGCCTCTGCTGCTGTCCCACTCACCAGTCCCCGATCAGAGCCCAGTGCCCCCTACCCGCCCCCGAGGTCCACATCCTCCCCTTATCATGCTTCTAACATACTTCAGAGACATTTTGGCAACTGGACAAAGAGCTCTGCCTCCAGCTCCCCAGCGCGACCCGGTGAAGGCGAATCGAGCCCCGGAGGGGAGGGGAGACGGGCTTCAGCCGAGAGCTCAAAACCCAAAAGGTGGATCTCCTTCAAGAGCTTTTTTCGGCGGCGTAAAGACGAGGACGATCAGAGAGAGaaggcagagaaagaaaaaggcaaaCTGGTTGGACTAGACGGAACTGTGATTCACGTTCTTCCACCTCCACCTACCCAAAATCAGCACTGGTTCACAGAGGCCAAACCGGAAGATCCCACCCAGAAACCTACCATCATCTTCACATACAAACCAGACGCTGGCGGCAGCCCCGGGGATGGAGATGGAGAGCTGCGCATAGAAGAGTGCAGAGAGACTGATCTGCTGGCAGAAGAGAGCAGGGACTCTGAACCTTTGAGCCCAGGGCAAACAACACCATCAGAAACCGCTGGAGGAGACGCCAGCAGCAAAGACCTTAG CCAGGTGCCGGCCAGCCATGCCAGGGAGCGGGAGCTGCCCAGGGTCATCCCTCTGCCTGCCAGAGTGAATCTGGGGCTGGTGTTCGGGGACGCCCACGAGGGCCACGCCAACCAGGCCGCCCCGACTGTCACCGCCAGTGAGGGCAGCGCCAGCCTCGGAGAGCCGGAGGACGATGGGAATCACTCTCATCACTCCCACTCTCCTTCGCCCAGCTGGTGCAGCGCCACCTACAGCAACCTAG GTCAATCAAGAGCCAACATGATCCCACTGAAACAGCCACGGAACCTCAAAGCCTCCAACGATACTTTGTCCTCCACGGAGCTTGATGGCTCTACGGAGCAGCCAGCATCTAAAGCCACACCGCCGCCTCTACCCAAGAAGGTTGTCCCTCGCTCCAGCACTGAACCCAGCCTCGGGGTCAAAGAGCCCAACCAGGGAGCCCTCCGACCCCGGGCAGAGGCTAAACCAGGCGGCACCAACCTGAGCGTGGCCAACCCTCTTTATGACTTGGACTCTACCTGGGAGACAGCTAGCCAGAGCTcctctctgagctctgagccaCACCGAGCTCATGACCATGAGAGCGGCGACTCTTTGGAGAGATCATCTGCCTCTGCAGCCGCAAGCAAAGCTCGCATGACTAACAGCGTGTCCGCCCTCAGCCCCCCGCCTACCGCTTCCACACCAGTCACTACCTCTGGCAGGGACAAGAGGGTGTTCCCAAGCACAGAGTCTCTGGGCGGAAGGGGTCGGACTGCGGGCCGTGGAGCCGCTGGCGGAGGGGCCTCCAAACCACACAGACCCGCTCTTTACAGAGGGTTGGACAGCTGGGATGAGGTGGTGGGCAGGATCCGGGGACTTCACACGGACACCCTACGGAAGTTGGCGTCAAAATGCGAGGACCGCTTCATGGCCGGCCAGAAGGACCACCTTCGATTTGGCACTGATAGCTGGTCACACTTCAGGTTGACCACCGGCAAACCGTGCTGTGAGGCAGGGGACGCTGTCTACTACACTGCTTCTTACGCCAAGGACCCACTGGTCAACTACGCCATCAAG ATCTGTCGGAGTCATGTGAAGGAGacacagcagcagtttttcCACAGCCTGGCGGTGAGACAGAGCCTCCCTGTGCACTTCAACATCCAGCAGGACTGCGGACACTTCCTGGCTGACGTCCCCGCCCGACTACTACCTtgggaagaggaagaggagggaaaagatgaagaggagcaggaggaggagcagagagacAAGAATCATGAAGGACAGACGAGGCTGGACACAAAACCGACAGACTCTGAAGCATCGAAAGCTAAGTCGGATGAGGTCCCGGCGGCGGGGAGCATGAACTCGGCGGGCCAGCTGAGGAGCCGAGTGGTGGTCATCACTCGCGAGGTGCCCTTTCAGACAGTGGCGGACTTCGTGGGAGAGGGCGCGGCCCGGCACGCTCACAACCCCGAGCTGTACGAGCGTCAGGTGTGCCtcttgctgctgcagctctgctgcgGCCTGGAGCACATGAAGCCCTTCCACGTCACGCACTGCGACCTGCGGCTGGAGAACCTGCTGCTGGTCCACTGCCAGCCCGGGAACCCCTGGAACCTGGACATGCTCGAGcccaacaacaacagcagcagcggcagTAGCAACGGCTCGGGGGCCTCCGccgccaccgccgccgccgccgccgccgcctccaCCTGCCCCGCACGCCTCATCATCAGCAACTTTTCCCAAGCCAAGCAGAAGAGCAGCCTCATGGCGGCCAACCAGGAAACCCTGCGCGACCAGTCGCGGCTAGCGCCTGAGATCATCACGGCCACGCAGTACCGCAAGTGCGACGAGTTCCAGACTGGGATTCTCATCTACGAGATGCTGCATAGACCCAACCCGTTCGAGGAGACGCCGGACCTGAAGGAGCGAGAGTACACCTGGGCGGACCTGCCGCCACTGCCCGTCAGGTCGCTGTACTCCCAGGGGCTGCAGCAGCTGGCCAGGCTGCTGCTGACGGTCAACCCGTCGGAGCGGATCCAGATGTCCGAGGCGCGCGCCTGCTTGCAGTGCCTCCTCTGGGGACCGCGAGAGGACCTGTTCCAGGCCCTGGGCTGCGGCGGCGGTGCCGGCCCCGTGTCGGGGGCCACCGCCAGCCAACGGGAAGCGACGCTGCAGAACTGGCTGGACCTTAAGCGGACGCTGATGATGATAAAGTTTGCGGAGCGTTCACTGGACACGGCCTGCAGCGTGAGCCTGGAGGACTGGCTGTGCTGCCAGTACCTGGCCTTCGCCACCACGGACAGCCTGGGCCGCGTGGTCCACATCCTGCAGCAGCCGCCGCAGCCccacaaccagaaccaaacccaaACACATCCGGCACACGCCCACCGCCTGGCTCAGCCACAGCAACTCTAA